One window of the Microvirga mediterraneensis genome contains the following:
- a CDS encoding TRAP transporter large permease produces the protein MLASWGLGNPELGVLMLGLFVVFIMFGFPIAFTLMALGFGFGYFAMGDIVFALVVQRAYSVMTNDTLVAIPLFVFMGYIIERANILDRLFHSIQIAVGGLPGSLAIATLVTCAMFATATGIVGAVVTLMGLLAFPAMLRAGYDIRLSAGVVCAGGCLGILIPPSVMLILYGATAGVSVPKLYAGALFPGLMLAGLYVLYVLIRCALNPSLAPKLPAEHRKYPLAKIVWSLGTSFFPLAVLMLSVLGAIFFGIATPTEAAAVGALGSLLLAAAYRSLTFGKLKESVILTARTSAMVCWLFVGSFIFSSIFAFLGGHQPIEQFVTHLNLSPFWFLIMTQVIIFVLGWPLEWTEIVVIFVPIFLPLLDNFGIDPVFFGVLIALNIQTSFLSPPVAMAPFYLKGIAPPHVNINDIFAGVMPFLFLVIVAMAMFYTFPEIGLWLPRYLYG, from the coding sequence ATGCTGGCATCATGGGGGCTGGGGAATCCCGAGCTGGGCGTTCTGATGCTCGGCCTGTTCGTGGTTTTCATCATGTTCGGATTTCCCATCGCGTTCACGCTGATGGCGCTGGGCTTCGGCTTCGGCTACTTCGCCATGGGCGACATCGTGTTCGCTCTCGTGGTGCAGCGCGCCTATTCGGTGATGACGAACGACACGCTCGTGGCGATCCCCCTCTTCGTCTTCATGGGCTACATCATCGAGCGGGCGAACATCCTCGACCGGCTGTTCCATTCGATCCAGATCGCCGTCGGCGGGCTTCCCGGCTCGCTCGCCATCGCGACCCTGGTGACCTGCGCCATGTTCGCCACGGCGACGGGCATCGTCGGCGCGGTCGTGACCCTCATGGGCCTTCTCGCCTTCCCGGCCATGCTGCGCGCCGGTTACGACATACGCCTCTCGGCCGGCGTGGTCTGCGCGGGCGGCTGTCTCGGCATCCTCATTCCGCCGAGCGTGATGCTGATCCTGTACGGCGCGACCGCCGGCGTGTCCGTGCCGAAGCTTTATGCCGGCGCGCTCTTCCCGGGCCTGATGCTCGCCGGGCTTTATGTTCTCTATGTGCTCATCCGCTGCGCTCTCAATCCGAGCCTCGCCCCGAAGCTTCCTGCGGAACATCGGAAATATCCGCTTGCGAAGATCGTCTGGTCGCTCGGGACGTCGTTCTTCCCGCTGGCTGTGCTCATGCTTTCCGTGCTCGGCGCGATCTTCTTCGGCATCGCGACGCCGACCGAGGCTGCCGCCGTTGGCGCCCTCGGCAGCCTTCTGCTGGCAGCAGCATACCGCTCGCTCACCTTTGGAAAGCTCAAGGAATCGGTGATCCTCACCGCGCGCACCTCCGCCATGGTGTGCTGGCTCTTCGTGGGCTCCTTCATCTTCTCGTCGATCTTCGCCTTCCTCGGCGGTCATCAGCCGATCGAGCAGTTCGTCACGCATCTGAACCTGTCGCCCTTCTGGTTCCTGATCATGACGCAGGTGATCATCTTCGTACTGGGCTGGCCGCTGGAATGGACGGAGATCGTCGTCATCTTCGTGCCGATCTTCCTGCCGCTTCTCGACAATTTCGGCATCGATCCGGTCTTCTTCGGCGTGCTGATCGCCCTCAACATCCAGACATCGTTCCTGTCGCCGCCTGTCGCCATGGCGCCGTTCTACCTGAAGGGCATCGCGCCGCCGCATGTGAACATCAACGACATCTTCGCAGGCGTCATGCCGTTCCTGTTCCTCGTGATCGTCGCCATGGCGATGTTCTACACCTTCCCGGAGATTGGCCTGTGGCTGCCGCGCTATCTCTACGGCTGA
- a CDS encoding TRAP transporter substrate-binding protein, giving the protein MKKGNSSASKTSSVSKQSRRRFLQVAGLGAAATIAAPQVSRAQTATWKFQSTWPNRDIFHEFCNDFAKRVNDMSGGRLKVDVLASGAVVPAFQLQDAVHAGILDGGHGVAAYWYGKNKAYALFGTGPSFGWNANSFLGWMNYGGGYDLYNELQNQILKLNIVGFLSGPMPAQPLGWFKSEVTSADAFKGLKYRTVGLAADLNRQLGAAVTILAGGEIVPALERGVIDGAEFNNPSSDLVLGFPDVSKNLMLQSYHQSGETFELIFNKAKYDALSPELKAILKYAAESESADMSWKALDRYSKDLEAIRARGVKVTKTPETVLQAQLDAWNKVIDEFSKDPFFKKVIDSQKAWVQRTYAYERLNEPSREMAYEHFFKAT; this is encoded by the coding sequence GTGAAGAAAGGCAATTCGTCTGCGTCAAAGACTTCGAGCGTATCCAAGCAATCGCGTCGCCGGTTCCTGCAGGTTGCCGGCTTGGGAGCAGCAGCAACGATCGCGGCTCCCCAGGTTTCCAGAGCCCAGACGGCCACATGGAAATTCCAGTCGACCTGGCCGAACCGGGATATCTTCCACGAATTCTGCAACGACTTCGCCAAACGCGTGAACGACATGTCCGGCGGTCGCCTGAAGGTCGACGTTCTCGCATCCGGCGCGGTCGTTCCGGCCTTCCAGCTGCAGGATGCCGTCCACGCGGGCATTCTCGACGGCGGTCACGGCGTCGCCGCCTATTGGTATGGCAAGAACAAGGCCTATGCCCTGTTCGGCACGGGCCCATCCTTCGGCTGGAACGCCAATTCCTTCCTCGGCTGGATGAATTACGGCGGCGGCTACGATCTCTACAACGAGCTGCAGAACCAGATCCTGAAGCTCAACATCGTGGGCTTCCTGTCCGGCCCGATGCCGGCGCAGCCGCTCGGCTGGTTCAAGAGTGAAGTGACCTCCGCCGATGCGTTCAAGGGCCTGAAATACCGCACCGTCGGGCTTGCGGCCGACCTCAATCGCCAGCTCGGCGCAGCCGTCACCATCCTGGCCGGCGGCGAGATCGTGCCGGCGCTGGAGCGCGGCGTCATCGACGGCGCCGAGTTCAACAACCCGTCCTCGGACCTGGTGCTCGGCTTCCCGGACGTCTCGAAGAACCTGATGCTCCAGAGCTACCACCAATCGGGTGAGACCTTCGAGCTCATCTTCAACAAGGCGAAGTACGATGCGCTGTCGCCCGAGCTCAAGGCCATCCTCAAATATGCCGCCGAGTCGGAATCGGCCGACATGTCCTGGAAGGCCCTCGACCGCTACTCGAAGGATCTCGAGGCCATCCGGGCCCGCGGCGTCAAGGTGACGAAGACGCCGGAGACCGTGCTGCAGGCCCAGCTCGACGCCTGGAACAAGGTCATCGACGAGTTCTCGAAGGACCCGTTCTTCAAGAAGGTGATCGACAGCCAGAAAGCCTGGGTGCAGCGCACCTATGCCTATGAGCGCCTGAACGAACCGTCGCGCGAGATGGCCTACGAGCACTTCTTCAAGGCAACCTGA
- a CDS encoding TRAP transporter small permease subunit — protein MRFAYLIDRINTAIGKAVAWSIVALTFAVCYEVFSRYVLRSPTEWAFDASYMLYGLLFMVAGPYALARNNHVRGDFLYRNWAPRRQAGLDLVLYFLFFFPGILALIYAGLPFMQMSWMMNEHSMNSPNGPPIYPFKALIPIVGVLMALQGLAEVIRCVACLRSGEWPPRLHDVEETEKLILEQAEQEGLTKGIV, from the coding sequence ATGCGCTTTGCCTATCTCATCGACCGCATCAACACCGCCATCGGCAAAGCCGTCGCCTGGTCGATCGTCGCCTTGACCTTCGCCGTCTGCTACGAGGTCTTCTCGCGCTATGTGCTGCGCTCTCCCACCGAGTGGGCCTTTGACGCGAGCTATATGCTCTACGGCCTGCTCTTCATGGTGGCCGGTCCCTATGCCCTGGCCCGCAACAATCATGTGAGAGGCGATTTCCTTTATCGCAACTGGGCGCCCCGGCGGCAGGCGGGACTGGATCTCGTGCTCTACTTTCTGTTCTTCTTTCCCGGCATCCTCGCGCTCATCTATGCCGGCCTGCCGTTCATGCAGATGTCCTGGATGATGAACGAGCATTCGATGAACTCGCCCAACGGACCGCCGATCTATCCGTTCAAGGCCCTCATCCCCATCGTGGGCGTTCTCATGGCGCTTCAGGGTCTGGCGGAAGTCATCCGCTGCGTTGCGTGCCTGCGCAGCGGGGAATGGCCGCCACGGCTCCATGACGTGGAAGAAACCGAAAAGCTCATTCTCGAACAAGCCGAACAAGAAGGCCTTACGAAGGGGATCGTCTGA
- the rfbD gene encoding dTDP-4-dehydrorhamnose reductase, with amino-acid sequence MRIIVVGKEGQVARSLAERARAHGAQAVLVGRPKLDLADPSGIEDALIETGGDVIVNAAAYTAVDQAESDRELAEAINGIGAGVVAGAATAMNVPVIHLSTDYVFDGTADRPYREDDPVSPLGAYGASKLLGEEAVAAEAENHVILRTAWVYSPFGKNFVKTMLRLAADRDELGVVGDQFGSPTSALDIADGILAVSRNLLERPEDRSLRGLFHMTGTGFASWAEFAQEIFTLSARFGGPSARVRPIATADYPTPAKRPANSRLDCGKLKGVHGVELPPWRSSLEPCVKRLIAEARKEVLR; translated from the coding sequence AGGAAGGACAGGTCGCGCGTTCCCTGGCGGAGCGGGCGCGGGCCCATGGCGCACAGGCGGTGCTCGTCGGGCGCCCCAAGCTCGATCTTGCCGATCCGTCGGGCATCGAAGATGCCCTGATCGAAACCGGAGGCGACGTGATCGTCAACGCCGCCGCCTACACGGCCGTGGACCAGGCCGAATCCGACCGGGAGCTGGCCGAGGCCATCAACGGCATCGGCGCAGGCGTCGTCGCCGGCGCGGCCACGGCCATGAACGTGCCCGTGATCCATCTGTCGACGGATTATGTTTTCGACGGCACGGCCGACCGCCCCTACCGCGAGGACGATCCGGTCTCCCCGCTCGGCGCCTACGGGGCCTCGAAGCTCCTGGGCGAGGAAGCCGTAGCGGCCGAGGCGGAGAACCACGTGATCCTGCGCACCGCCTGGGTCTACAGCCCCTTCGGCAAGAATTTCGTGAAGACCATGCTGCGCCTCGCCGCCGACCGCGACGAGCTCGGGGTGGTAGGAGACCAATTCGGATCGCCCACGAGCGCCCTCGACATCGCCGACGGCATTCTCGCGGTCAGCCGCAATCTCCTCGAAAGACCCGAAGACCGGAGCCTGCGCGGGCTGTTTCACATGACGGGGACGGGCTTTGCGAGCTGGGCGGAATTCGCCCAGGAGATCTTTACCCTGTCCGCCCGTTTCGGCGGCCCCTCGGCCCGCGTCCGGCCGATCGCGACGGCCGATTATCCGACGCCGGCCAAGCGCCCGGCCAATTCCAGGCTCGATTGCGGTAAGCTGAAGGGCGTCCACGGGGTCGAGCTCCCGCCGTGGCGCTCCTCGCTCGAGCCTTGCGTGAAGCGGCTGATCGCGGAGGCGCGCAAGGAAGTCCTGCGCTGA
- a CDS encoding O-succinylhomoserine sulfhydrylase → MTSPQQPDYRLETRLVHEGHQRTPFGETSEALFLTQGFVYESAESAERRFLNEEPGYSYSRYSNPTVDAFEQRIASLEGAVAARATASGMAAVTAAMVGQVQAGDHVVAARALFGSCRWVVEDFLPRFGVGCTLVDGGDLDQWRAAVRPETKAFLLETPTNPGLDIIDIAAVAAIAHEAGATLTVDNVFATPLFQKPLALGADCVVYSATKHIDGQGRCLGGVILASTEFIETKVQQFLRMTGPSISPFNAWVLLKGLETLPLRVERQTATAGYLADALHGHPKLQRLIYPGRPDHPQAELIRRQMSGASTMIALDVKGGKDGAFRFLNALRLIRISNNLGDAKSLVTHPATTTHQRFTPQQRAQMSIPDGLVRLSVGLEHRDDLLADLTTALESA, encoded by the coding sequence ATGACCTCGCCGCAGCAACCCGATTACCGCCTGGAAACCCGCCTCGTCCATGAGGGCCATCAACGCACGCCCTTCGGCGAGACGTCGGAAGCGCTCTTCCTGACGCAGGGCTTCGTCTACGAGAGCGCGGAAAGCGCCGAGCGGCGCTTCCTCAACGAGGAGCCCGGCTACAGCTACAGCCGGTATTCCAATCCTACGGTCGACGCTTTCGAGCAGCGCATCGCATCCCTCGAAGGCGCCGTGGCGGCGCGGGCGACCGCGAGCGGCATGGCCGCCGTGACGGCCGCCATGGTCGGGCAGGTTCAGGCCGGCGACCATGTGGTGGCGGCGCGCGCGCTGTTCGGCTCCTGCCGGTGGGTGGTGGAGGATTTCCTGCCCCGGTTCGGCGTCGGCTGCACCCTCGTCGATGGAGGAGACCTGGACCAGTGGCGGGCGGCGGTCCGGCCGGAAACGAAGGCCTTTCTCCTCGAAACGCCGACCAATCCGGGCCTGGACATCATCGATATCGCGGCCGTGGCCGCCATTGCGCACGAGGCCGGTGCGACGCTGACCGTCGACAACGTCTTTGCCACGCCCCTCTTCCAGAAGCCCCTCGCCCTCGGGGCGGATTGCGTGGTCTATTCCGCGACCAAGCACATCGATGGACAGGGCCGATGTCTGGGCGGCGTGATCCTGGCTTCGACCGAGTTCATCGAGACGAAGGTGCAGCAATTCCTGCGTATGACAGGACCTTCCATTTCACCTTTCAATGCCTGGGTGCTCCTGAAGGGTCTGGAGACGCTTCCCCTGCGGGTTGAGAGGCAGACGGCGACGGCGGGCTATCTCGCGGATGCGCTCCACGGTCACCCCAAGCTCCAGCGGCTGATCTACCCGGGACGCCCCGATCATCCCCAGGCGGAACTGATCCGGCGCCAGATGAGCGGCGCCTCCACGATGATCGCCCTCGATGTAAAGGGCGGAAAAGACGGGGCTTTCCGCTTCCTGAACGCGCTCAGGCTCATCCGGATCTCAAACAACCTGGGTGATGCGAAGAGCCTTGTTACCCATCCGGCGACGACCACCCATCAGCGGTTCACCCCGCAGCAGCGGGCACAGATGAGCATCCCGGACGGCCTCGTGCGCCTGTCTGTCGGGCTGGAACATCGTGATGACTTATTGGCAGATCTTACCACTGCCCTTGAGAGCGCCTGA
- a CDS encoding helix-turn-helix domain-containing protein, with protein MSRDVPAVVPGDLPDERRTVHLQASPTSLIIEQTLHTKRLDELEDALNTHISRQRFANATVGEDANGMFAFRGHGSFGIFQVRIGRELDVMLEPEEADDRMAFVMTASGAGEVVLTRGILPYSAGHAVIFSSQQQRIVRFDQETEARVFMLERPKVAECCAKLLGHDIPGFVDFDVSADLDTPSGRSWLRLLDYAETEMSDPYSFVRHSPVAWRQFEQQLLTGFLLSQRHEYSQALLAPQAAAVPFYVRRAEAYIEAHFAEPLSLADIAAQAGVSARSLQNGFRSFRHITPMMFLRSVRLHRAHAALRAADPAAVTVTEVALACGVRHVGEFGIAYRRVYGVTPGQTLNKRRWPL; from the coding sequence ATGAGCCGAGATGTGCCCGCCGTCGTTCCAGGGGATCTGCCGGATGAGAGGCGGACGGTGCATCTCCAGGCGTCGCCGACCAGCTTGATCATCGAGCAGACACTCCACACGAAGCGGCTCGATGAGCTGGAGGATGCTCTCAACACGCATATTTCTCGGCAGAGATTTGCGAACGCCACGGTTGGAGAGGATGCCAATGGAATGTTCGCATTCCGTGGCCACGGCTCCTTCGGAATATTCCAAGTGCGGATCGGGCGTGAACTCGACGTCATGCTGGAGCCCGAGGAGGCCGACGATCGGATGGCCTTCGTGATGACCGCATCGGGAGCTGGCGAGGTCGTCTTAACCCGGGGCATTTTACCTTACTCTGCCGGTCACGCCGTCATTTTCTCGTCCCAGCAGCAGAGAATCGTGAGATTCGATCAAGAAACCGAAGCTAGGGTCTTCATGTTGGAGCGCCCGAAGGTTGCGGAATGCTGCGCGAAGCTGCTGGGGCATGACATTCCGGGCTTCGTCGATTTCGATGTCTCGGCCGATCTCGACACCCCTTCCGGGCGCAGCTGGCTGCGGCTGCTCGACTACGCGGAAACCGAGATGTCCGATCCGTATTCCTTCGTTCGGCACTCGCCGGTGGCCTGGCGCCAGTTCGAGCAGCAGCTGCTGACCGGCTTCCTGCTCTCCCAGCGGCACGAGTACTCGCAGGCCCTGCTGGCGCCGCAGGCCGCGGCCGTGCCGTTCTATGTCAGGCGGGCGGAGGCCTATATCGAGGCGCATTTCGCCGAGCCCCTGTCGCTGGCCGACATCGCCGCGCAGGCGGGGGTGAGTGCCAGGAGCCTGCAGAACGGTTTCCGGAGCTTCCGCCACATCACGCCGATGATGTTTCTGCGCTCCGTGCGGCTGCACCGGGCCCATGCGGCTCTTCGGGCGGCCGATCCGGCGGCCGTGACGGTGACGGAGGTCGCCCTGGCCTGCGGGGTCAGGCATGTGGGGGAGTTCGGGATCGCCTATCGCCGCGTCTACGGCGTCACGCCCGGCCAGACGCTCAACAAGAGGCGCTGGCCACTATAG